From the genome of Hymenobacter sp. PAMC 26628, one region includes:
- a CDS encoding isoaspartyl peptidase/L-asparaginase family protein encodes MLALAIHGGAGTIARAALTPAAETQYRAALQAALATGYAVLANEGPALDAVEAAVRSLEDCPLFNAGRGAVFTHEGHHEMDAALACGRTGRAGAVAGVRQVQNPIRAARLVMEATEHVLLAYPGADELALEHGLPVQPPAYFFTQQRYDQLREAIAAGRMQLDHAAAPATDPNWKKGTVGAVACDARGHLAAATSTGGMTNKRYARIGDTPLIGAGTWADARCAISCTGHGEYFIRAVAAHDVACLMEYRGLTLAEATRVVVHDKLAPAGGEGGLIAVDALGNLALPFNSEGMYRASRNERGEELVAIY; translated from the coding sequence ATGCTCGCCCTGGCCATCCACGGCGGCGCCGGCACCATTGCCCGCGCCGCCCTCACGCCTGCCGCCGAAACCCAGTACCGCGCCGCCCTGCAAGCGGCCCTGGCCACCGGCTACGCCGTGCTGGCCAATGAGGGCCCCGCCCTCGACGCCGTCGAGGCCGCCGTGCGCAGCCTCGAAGACTGCCCGCTCTTCAACGCCGGGCGCGGGGCCGTATTCACCCACGAAGGCCACCACGAGATGGACGCCGCCCTGGCCTGCGGCCGCACCGGTCGCGCTGGGGCTGTGGCCGGTGTGCGCCAGGTGCAAAACCCCATCCGCGCCGCCCGCCTCGTGATGGAAGCCACCGAGCACGTGCTGCTGGCCTATCCTGGCGCCGATGAACTGGCCTTGGAGCACGGCCTGCCCGTGCAGCCGCCCGCGTACTTCTTCACCCAGCAGCGCTACGACCAGCTCCGGGAGGCCATCGCCGCCGGCCGCATGCAGCTCGACCACGCCGCTGCGCCCGCCACCGACCCCAATTGGAAAAAAGGTACTGTGGGGGCCGTGGCCTGCGACGCCCGTGGCCACCTCGCCGCCGCCACCAGCACCGGCGGCATGACCAACAAGCGCTACGCCCGCATCGGCGATACGCCCCTGATTGGGGCGGGCACCTGGGCCGACGCCCGTTGTGCCATTAGCTGCACTGGGCACGGCGAGTACTTCATCCGGGCCGTGGCCGCCCACGACGTGGCCTGCCTGATGGAATACCGGGGCCTGACCTTGGCCGAAGCCACCCGCGTGGTAGTGCACGACAAGCTGGCCCCGGCCGGCGGCGAGGGTGGCCTCATCGCCGTTGACGCCTTGGGTAATTTAGCCTTGCCTTTTAATTCAGAGGGCATGTACCGCGCCAGCCGCAACGAACGGGGTGAAGAATTGGTGGCTATTTATTAA
- a CDS encoding DUF3127 domain-containing protein, whose product MAYDVTGRLIEIFDEQQISEKFRKREFVLEVQDGQYPEQIKFQLVMDKTSLVDQFKVGDEVKIAFNLRGRGYNKNGQMMYFTNLEAWRIEPASAAQGGGGAANYGGQPQQQAAPRPAAQNQNPTLRAQPSAAPIASDDDNDLPF is encoded by the coding sequence ATGGCTTACGACGTAACCGGCCGCCTGATTGAGATTTTCGACGAGCAGCAAATCAGCGAGAAATTCCGCAAGCGCGAGTTTGTACTGGAAGTACAAGACGGCCAGTACCCCGAGCAAATCAAGTTCCAACTGGTGATGGACAAAACCAGCCTAGTGGATCAATTCAAAGTGGGCGACGAGGTGAAAATCGCCTTCAACCTGCGCGGCCGTGGCTACAACAAAAACGGCCAGATGATGTACTTCACCAACCTGGAAGCTTGGCGCATTGAGCCAGCCAGTGCCGCCCAAGGCGGTGGCGGGGCGGCCAACTATGGCGGCCAGCCCCAGCAGCAGGCTGCCCCGCGCCCCGCCGCTCAAAATCAAAACCCGACCTTGCGGGCCCAGCCTTCGGCGGCTCCCATCGCCAGCGACGACGACAACGACCTGCCCTTCTAG
- a CDS encoding AlbA family DNA-binding domain-containing protein — MNLAEMIARGEGETLEFKQKTTHVHRISRTLASLANTRGGHVLVGVDDAGRVVGVRDAEEELFVLRDAATHHVEPPLTDLRFREVEADGRTVLVVTVPESLNKPHRAQVAPGDWRGYVRVRDQSVQTSRLTEQVLERQAPAAEPLFERIPLDRHELAAIEYAKTHPRLTLPQFMKLVNFGKRRAYQTLIKLVLHGYLRYHDKEKEPYYTI; from the coding sequence ATGAATTTAGCCGAAATGATTGCCCGCGGCGAGGGCGAAACGCTGGAATTTAAGCAGAAAACCACGCACGTACACCGCATTTCGCGCACGCTGGCTTCGCTGGCCAACACGCGCGGAGGCCACGTGCTGGTGGGCGTCGACGATGCGGGCCGGGTGGTGGGCGTGCGCGACGCGGAAGAGGAATTGTTTGTGCTGCGCGACGCCGCCACGCACCACGTGGAGCCGCCGCTGACGGACTTGCGCTTCCGCGAGGTAGAGGCCGACGGGCGCACGGTGCTGGTGGTGACAGTGCCCGAAAGCCTCAACAAGCCCCACCGTGCCCAGGTAGCCCCCGGCGATTGGCGCGGCTACGTGCGGGTACGCGACCAAAGCGTCCAAACCAGCCGCCTCACCGAGCAAGTGCTCGAGCGCCAGGCCCCTGCTGCCGAACCACTCTTCGAGCGCATTCCCCTAGACCGGCATGAGTTAGCGGCCATTGAGTACGCCAAAACCCACCCACGCCTCACGCTGCCGCAGTTTATGAAGCTGGTGAATTTCGGTAAGCGCCGCGCTTACCAAACGTTGATCAAGCTGGTGCTGCACGGTTACCTACGCTACCACGACAAGGAGAAGGAGCCCTACTACACCATCTGA
- a CDS encoding alpha/beta hydrolase-fold protein, with product MVVVNADAALLAVRQREEVLASKFLGRPVAVSVLLPPGHDAACPVPYPVLYLNDGQDLERLHLRATLAALWAQGALGPFVVVAPHANEQRLHEYGIAGRPDYNGRGGRADAYTAFVLRELLPWAQAQHRATDDPAEAVFAGFSLGGLMAFDAVWHHPEAFARAGAFSGSFWWRERALGDGYTPADRLMHQQVQARAAHPAHAFWLQTGTLDERNDRNENGVIDAIEDSLDLVEALRTQGLDVARQLRYVQVEGGHHHPDTWGRVLPDFLAWAFGPPAAMAALPLPLPVVRLHLDPHLAPALTLSAAVAAVPASINLVPPAHHAAGPPPVLFAPTPAAPMRTTRPEAGDFAPFYENYVALVPAGQDPLATLHAQTAEVQATFGALTDAQALTAYAPGKWTPKQMLLHLADAERVFAYRALRFARADAQPLAGFDENAYADTGEANARSTSDLLAEYAAVRAATLALFEGLTDAQLDQRGTANGAAVTVRALLFILPGHERHHLHVFRERYAPVLHP from the coding sequence ATGGTTGTGGTGAATGCAGACGCGGCGTTGCTGGCCGTGCGGCAGCGCGAAGAAGTGCTGGCGTCGAAGTTTTTGGGCCGCCCGGTGGCGGTGAGCGTGCTGCTGCCCCCCGGCCACGACGCGGCCTGCCCCGTGCCCTACCCCGTGCTGTACCTCAACGACGGCCAGGACCTGGAACGCCTGCACCTGCGCGCCACCCTGGCCGCGTTGTGGGCGCAGGGGGCCCTGGGGCCCTTCGTGGTGGTGGCCCCCCACGCCAACGAACAGCGCCTGCACGAGTACGGCATCGCCGGCCGGCCCGACTACAACGGCCGCGGCGGCCGCGCCGACGCCTACACCGCCTTTGTGCTGCGCGAGCTGCTGCCCTGGGCCCAGGCCCAGCACCGTGCCACCGACGACCCGGCCGAAGCCGTGTTTGCTGGGTTTTCGCTCGGTGGGCTGATGGCCTTCGACGCCGTGTGGCACCACCCCGAGGCGTTTGCGCGGGCGGGGGCCTTCTCGGGCTCGTTTTGGTGGCGCGAGCGGGCCCTGGGCGACGGCTACACGCCCGCCGACCGCCTTATGCACCAGCAGGTGCAGGCGCGGGCGGCGCATCCTGCCCACGCCTTCTGGCTGCAAACCGGCACGCTCGATGAGCGCAACGACCGCAACGAAAACGGCGTCATCGACGCCATCGAAGACTCCCTAGACCTGGTGGAGGCCCTGCGCACCCAGGGCCTCGACGTGGCCCGGCAGCTGCGCTACGTGCAGGTAGAGGGGGGGCACCACCACCCCGACACCTGGGGCCGGGTGCTGCCCGATTTCCTGGCCTGGGCCTTTGGGCCCCCCGCCGCGATGGCGGCGCTGCCGCTGCCGCTGCCCGTAGTACGCCTGCACCTCGACCCGCACCTGGCCCCCGCGCTGACCTTATCAGCGGCCGTAGCCGCGGTGCCGGCCAGCATCAACCTGGTGCCGCCGGCCCACCACGCCGCAGGGCCCCCGCCCGTTTTGTTCGCACCAACCCCCGCCGCCCCCATGCGCACCACCCGCCCCGAAGCCGGCGATTTCGCCCCGTTTTACGAAAACTACGTGGCCCTGGTGCCCGCCGGCCAAGACCCCCTGGCCACTCTGCATGCCCAAACTGCTGAGGTACAGGCTACGTTCGGGGCCCTCACCGATGCCCAGGCCCTCACCGCCTACGCTCCCGGCAAGTGGACGCCCAAACAGATGCTGCTGCACCTAGCCGACGCCGAGCGCGTATTTGCCTACCGGGCCCTGCGCTTTGCCCGCGCTGACGCTCAGCCCCTGGCCGGCTTCGATGAAAACGCCTACGCCGATACCGGCGAAGCCAACGCCCGCTCGACGAGCGACTTGCTGGCTGAATACGCCGCCGTGCGCGCCGCTACGCTGGCCCTTTTCGAGGGCTTAACGGACGCGCAGCTCGACCAGCGCGGCACCGCCAACGGGGCGGCCGTCACGGTGCGGGCCTTGCTGTTCATCTTGCCCGGCCACGAGCGCCACCACTTGCACGTATTCCGCGAGCGGTACGCGCCGGTGCTGCACCCGTAA
- a CDS encoding esterase family protein, translating to MHEQHRRFYSHHLGQDIDMLVFGTWGYPVVIFPTSGGRHYEARDFNLIEAARPLVEAGRVKLYCIDSIDRYSWYAKHLEPAVRVQNHIFYDLFLCEELVPQLQQECHVDKIAVAGCSFGGYHALNFAFRHPDQVAHLFTMGAAFDIRQFLGGYHDENVYYNNPPEFMPGAHSEHFQWMNIIMGTAEHDFCKESNYQMAALLGQKGIPYRLDVNPYGAHDWPVWREMFPQYLNTI from the coding sequence TTGCACGAACAGCACCGCCGCTTTTATTCGCACCACCTGGGCCAGGACATCGACATGCTCGTGTTTGGCACTTGGGGTTACCCCGTGGTTATTTTCCCGACGTCGGGCGGCCGCCACTACGAAGCCCGCGACTTCAACCTCATCGAGGCCGCCCGCCCGCTGGTGGAAGCCGGCCGCGTGAAGCTGTACTGCATCGACAGCATCGACCGCTACTCGTGGTACGCCAAGCACTTAGAGCCCGCCGTGCGGGTGCAGAACCATATTTTTTACGACCTGTTCCTTTGCGAAGAGTTGGTGCCGCAGCTCCAGCAGGAGTGCCACGTGGACAAGATTGCGGTGGCCGGGTGCAGCTTTGGCGGCTACCATGCGCTCAACTTCGCCTTTCGGCACCCCGACCAGGTGGCGCACCTTTTCACGATGGGCGCGGCGTTTGACATCCGCCAGTTTCTCGGCGGCTACCACGACGAGAACGTGTACTACAACAACCCGCCCGAGTTCATGCCCGGGGCCCACAGCGAGCATTTCCAGTGGATGAACATCATCATGGGCACGGCCGAACACGATTTTTGTAAGGAATCCAACTACCAGATGGCCGCCTTGCTGGGCCAAAAAGGCATCCCGTACCGCCTCGACGTGAACCCCTACGGCGCCCACGACTGGCCAGTGTGGCGCGAAATGTTTCCGCAGTACCTGAACACGATTTAG
- a CDS encoding ATP-grasp domain-containing protein has product MKKIGILFGQENTFPQAFIDRVNAKAPADIRAEFVKIDEVEQHVAPDYAVIIDRISQDVPFYRAYLKNAALMGTAVINNPFWWSADEKFFNNALAVRLGVPVPKTLLLPSKERPSDTSEGSFRNLNMMDWEKAFAHIGFPAYMKPHSGGGWKSVYKLHSPDDFFRAYAETGQLVMLFQESVDFTDYFRCYCIGGTEVLIMPYEPRNEPHLRYATEMKTTGEAGEKLLATMKEYVLKLNEGLGYDFNTVEFAVRDGIPLAIDFGNPAPDADINSVGEKNFEWVVEAAANMAIARAQAQKPGQDNLTWGTFVHPRRAGAPTTFTVADAPAPTPKKPAAAKNPAAPKAAATPKPAAVPKAGAPPKPAAPKKPAAKKPAPKKAE; this is encoded by the coding sequence ATGAAAAAAATTGGCATCCTTTTTGGCCAGGAAAACACGTTTCCGCAGGCCTTCATCGACCGCGTAAACGCCAAGGCCCCGGCCGACATCCGCGCCGAATTTGTGAAAATCGACGAGGTGGAGCAGCACGTGGCCCCCGACTACGCCGTCATCATCGACCGCATTTCGCAAGACGTACCGTTTTACCGCGCCTACCTCAAGAATGCGGCCCTGATGGGCACGGCGGTGATCAACAACCCGTTCTGGTGGTCGGCCGACGAGAAATTCTTCAACAACGCCTTGGCCGTGCGCTTGGGCGTGCCGGTGCCCAAAACCCTGCTGCTGCCCAGCAAGGAGCGCCCCAGCGACACGAGCGAAGGCTCGTTCCGCAACCTGAACATGATGGATTGGGAGAAGGCGTTTGCCCACATCGGCTTCCCGGCCTACATGAAGCCCCACTCGGGCGGCGGCTGGAAAAGCGTGTACAAGCTGCACTCGCCCGATGATTTTTTTCGGGCCTACGCCGAGACCGGCCAGTTGGTGATGCTGTTCCAGGAATCGGTGGACTTCACCGATTATTTCCGCTGCTACTGCATTGGCGGCACCGAGGTGCTCATTATGCCCTACGAGCCCCGCAACGAGCCGCACCTGCGCTACGCCACCGAGATGAAAACGACGGGCGAGGCCGGCGAGAAGCTGCTGGCCACCATGAAGGAGTACGTGCTGAAGCTAAACGAAGGCCTGGGCTACGACTTCAACACCGTGGAATTTGCCGTGCGCGACGGCATTCCGCTGGCCATCGACTTCGGCAACCCGGCCCCCGACGCCGACATCAACTCGGTGGGCGAGAAGAACTTCGAGTGGGTAGTGGAGGCCGCCGCCAACATGGCCATTGCCCGGGCCCAGGCCCAGAAGCCCGGCCAGGACAACCTCACCTGGGGCACCTTCGTGCACCCGCGCCGCGCCGGGGCCCCCACCACCTTCACGGTGGCCGATGCCCCTGCCCCCACGCCCAAAAAGCCGGCCGCCGCTAAGAATCCCGCGGCACCCAAAGCTGCGGCAACTCCCAAACCTGCGGCGGTTCCCAAAGCCGGTGCCCCCCCCAAACCGGCTGCGCCGAAGAAACCCGCCGCTAAAAAACCGGCACCTAAGAAAGCTGAATAG
- a CDS encoding carboxylate-amine ligase, whose protein sequence is MPTFTLGIEEEFQTIDPDTRELRSHMSKIVENGKITLLEQVKAEMHESVVEVGTNICQNIHEARAEVLHLRRQVIELAGNVGLRIGAAGTHPFSRWQDQPITPDARYDKIVEELQEAARSNLVFGMHVHVGIENRDIGVYMMNALRYFLPHLFALSTNSPFWEGRETGYKSFRTKVFERFPRTGIPSYFTSASDYDEFIQLLIKTGCIDNGKKIWWDLRLHPFFDTIEYRICDMMMRPDETIAVAAIMQALVAKIYKLKRQNLNFRLYRSALIKENKWRAARYGIDGTMIDFGKQQEVPTRALILELLDFVDDVLDELGSRHEVEYVLKMLEMGTGADRQLAVFRETGDLTKVVDYILAETTHGL, encoded by the coding sequence CTGCCCACGTTTACCCTCGGCATCGAGGAAGAATTCCAGACCATCGACCCCGACACGCGGGAGCTGCGCTCGCACATGTCCAAGATCGTGGAGAACGGCAAAATCACGCTCCTTGAGCAAGTGAAGGCCGAAATGCACGAATCCGTGGTGGAGGTCGGCACCAACATCTGCCAAAACATCCACGAGGCCCGCGCCGAGGTGCTGCACCTGCGCCGCCAGGTCATCGAGCTGGCCGGCAACGTGGGGCTGCGCATTGGCGCGGCGGGCACCCACCCGTTTTCGCGCTGGCAGGACCAGCCCATTACGCCCGACGCCCGCTACGACAAAATTGTGGAGGAATTGCAGGAGGCCGCCCGCTCCAACCTTGTGTTTGGAATGCACGTGCACGTGGGCATCGAAAACCGCGACATCGGCGTGTACATGATGAACGCGCTGCGCTACTTCCTGCCCCACTTATTCGCGCTGAGTACCAACTCGCCGTTTTGGGAAGGGCGCGAAACAGGCTACAAGTCATTCCGCACCAAGGTGTTCGAGCGGTTTCCGCGCACCGGTATTCCGAGCTATTTCACGAGCGCCAGCGACTACGACGAGTTCATCCAGCTGCTGATTAAAACCGGCTGCATCGACAACGGCAAAAAGATTTGGTGGGATTTGCGCCTGCACCCGTTCTTCGATACCATTGAGTACCGCATCTGCGACATGATGATGCGCCCCGACGAAACCATCGCCGTGGCCGCCATTATGCAGGCCCTGGTGGCGAAAATTTACAAGCTCAAGCGCCAAAACCTCAACTTCCGGCTCTACCGCAGCGCCCTGATTAAGGAGAACAAGTGGCGCGCTGCCCGCTACGGCATCGACGGCACCATGATTGACTTCGGCAAGCAGCAGGAAGTGCCCACCCGGGCCCTAATTCTGGAGCTGCTCGACTTTGTGGACGACGTGCTCGACGAATTAGGCAGCCGCCACGAGGTAGAATACGTATTGAAGATGCTGGAGATGGGCACTGGCGCCGACCGCCAGCTGGCCGTGTTCCGCGAAACCGGCGACTTAACCAAAGTTGTCGACTACATTCTGGCCGAAACCACCCACGGCTTGTAA
- a CDS encoding type 1 glutamine amidotransferase: protein MTTIRLAILDMYMGMANEGMRCIRQLIRRAEADHGVRFATETFDVRSQGLIPRLADFDIFISSGGPGSPLDTDEAWERNYFQFIDELFAHNQTPGPRKHLLLICHSFQLVSRHLGLGELSQRKSTSFGVMPVHLTAAGHTDPVLHALPEPFFAVDSRDYQLTHPNLERLGALGAEILCLEKERPHVALARAVMAIRFSPEVLGTQFHPEADGEGMLRYMLTDERKQQVITAYGEDKYDEMVRLLADPTTIEFTEGIVVPTFLRLAVAQLTPELVVAD, encoded by the coding sequence ATGACTACCATTCGTTTAGCTATTCTAGATATGTACATGGGCATGGCCAACGAGGGCATGCGCTGTATTCGCCAGCTTATCCGACGCGCCGAGGCCGACCACGGAGTTCGTTTCGCCACCGAAACCTTCGACGTGCGCAGCCAAGGCTTAATACCTCGCCTCGCCGATTTTGACATTTTTATTTCTTCCGGGGGCCCCGGCAGCCCCCTGGATACCGATGAAGCGTGGGAACGCAATTATTTCCAATTCATTGACGAACTATTTGCCCACAACCAAACACCGGGGCCCCGCAAGCACCTGCTGCTGATTTGCCACTCGTTCCAGCTCGTGAGCCGCCACCTGGGGTTGGGCGAGCTGAGCCAGCGCAAATCCACCTCGTTTGGGGTAATGCCCGTGCACCTCACCGCCGCCGGCCACACCGACCCAGTGCTACACGCGTTGCCAGAGCCGTTTTTCGCCGTCGACTCGCGTGACTACCAGCTCACGCACCCCAACCTGGAACGGCTGGGGGCCCTAGGGGCCGAAATTCTGTGCCTCGAAAAAGAACGCCCCCACGTGGCGCTGGCCCGCGCCGTAATGGCCATTCGTTTTTCGCCCGAGGTGCTCGGCACCCAGTTCCATCCCGAAGCCGACGGCGAAGGCATGCTGCGCTACATGCTCACCGATGAGCGCAAGCAGCAGGTTATCACCGCTTACGGCGAAGACAAGTACGACGAGATGGTGCGCCTACTTGCTGATCCTACCACCATCGAGTTCACCGAGGGAATTGTAGTGCCTACGTTTTTGCGTTTGGCCGTAGCCCAACTCACCCCCGAGCTGGTCGTGGCGGATTAA
- a CDS encoding LysM peptidoglycan-binding domain-containing protein, whose amino-acid sequence MTLGGVLTAARPAPVVTTGQLVERMTGAIENLRYLRCTAKAQERLGREVKPSSSLMKLSFKPFRVYLKDNKNVEVLWVTGQNSGDAWVYPASFPYVTLSLDPLGALMRKGQHHTVLQAGFGTIADLLRTTALRQDPTYSRTFRYTGDTVVLGRSCHVLRSDFPQFRYVAYRVGKKETIATVAERFGCGEYRVLERNNLSPGAALTEGQQLQVPNGYGRRVTLCIDPQNYLPIVVDVRDDRGLFEKFEFYNLVVNQPIAAEEFTKNYQGYKL is encoded by the coding sequence ATGACCCTGGGCGGCGTGCTGACGGCTGCCCGGCCTGCCCCAGTCGTTACCACCGGGCAACTGGTGGAACGGATGACTGGCGCCATCGAAAACCTGCGCTACTTGCGCTGCACGGCCAAGGCCCAGGAGCGGCTCGGCCGGGAAGTCAAGCCATCCAGCAGCCTCATGAAGCTGTCGTTCAAGCCCTTTCGGGTTTACTTAAAGGACAACAAGAACGTGGAAGTACTGTGGGTAACGGGCCAAAACAGCGGCGATGCCTGGGTGTATCCGGCCAGTTTTCCGTACGTCACGCTTAGCCTTGACCCGCTGGGGGCCCTGATGCGCAAGGGCCAGCACCACACCGTATTGCAAGCCGGTTTTGGCACCATTGCCGATCTGCTGCGCACCACGGCCCTGCGCCAAGACCCTACGTACAGCCGTACGTTTCGCTACACCGGCGACACGGTGGTGCTGGGCCGTTCATGCCACGTGTTACGGTCGGATTTCCCGCAGTTTCGTTACGTGGCCTACCGCGTTGGTAAAAAAGAAACTATTGCCACCGTGGCCGAGCGGTTCGGCTGCGGCGAGTACCGCGTTTTGGAACGCAACAACCTGAGCCCTGGCGCAGCACTAACCGAGGGACAGCAGCTGCAAGTACCCAACGGCTACGGCCGCCGCGTCACCTTGTGCATCGATCCCCAAAATTACCTCCCTATCGTGGTAGACGTGCGCGACGACCGGGGCCTGTTCGAGAAATTTGAGTTTTACAACCTCGTGGTAAACCAGCCTATTGCAGCCGAAGAATTCACCAAGAATTACCAAGGATACAAGCTTTAA